TGTAGGAAACTTTACAAAAGAAATTCAGGAGGAAGTTGGATTTGACTGTACGGTTGTACTTCCGGCAACGCATGATACCGGATCTGCAGTGCTTGCAGTTCCGACGAATGATGACAATGCGATCTACATCAGTTCCGGTACCTGGTCTTTGATGGGAATTGAGAGAAAAGATGCGGATTGTTCCATGGAAAGTATGCGGGCAAACTTCACAAATGAGGGAGGATATGATTACCGCTTCCGTTTTCTGAAGAACATCATGGGGCTGTGGATGATCCAGTCTGTCAAGAAAGAATGGAAAGAAGAGCTTTCCTTTGCGCAGATATGTGAACAGGCATCCAAAGAGGAGATTACTTCTTTAGTGGACTGCAATGATGATTGTTTCCTTGCTCCAAAGAGCATGATAGAAGCAGTACAGACGTTTTGCAGAGAGAGTAATCAGCAGATTCCGGAGACAATCGGGGAGATTGCGGCAGTGATCTACAACAGTCTTGCAAAATGTTATGGAGAGACGATTCGGGAGATCGAGGAAATTACAGGGAATACATACGATACGATTTATGTAGTCGGTGGTGGTGCGAACGCAGGTTATCTCAACGAACTGACTGCAAAATATACAAAGAAAAAAGTGTCGGCAGGACCGACAGAGGCGACTGCAATTGGAAATATCACGGTTCAGATGCTTCATGATGGAGTGTTTACATCATTGCCTGAGGCAAGAACCTGCATCGGCAAGTCATTTGACATCCGTCACTATGATGAAAACGGAAATGAAAATCAGGAGGTATAAAGCGATGACAAGATATGAATCAGCAAAAGAAATCTATGCAAAATTAGGAGTAGACACAGACGCGGCAATTGAAAAATGTATGCAGGTACCTGTTTCTCTGCACTGCTGGCAGGGAGACGATGTGACAGGATTTGATCACGATGGCCCTCTGACAGGTGGAATCCAGACAACAGGAAACTATCCTGGAAAAGCAAGAACACCGGAAGAATTGATGGCGGATATGGACAAGGCAATGAGCCTGATGCCGGGAGCAAAGAAGATCAATGTGCATGCGTGCTACGCAATTTTTGAAGAGGGAGAATTTGTTGACCGTGATAAACTGGAGCCTAAACACTTCCAGAAATGGGTAGATTTTGCAAAAGAAAGAGGAATGGGACTGGACTTCAATCCAACATTCTTCTCTCATGAGAAAGTAAAAGACGGACTGACACTTTCAAGCCCGGACGAAGAGACAAGGAAATTCTGGATTGAGCATGGAAAAGCATGTATCCGTATTTCCAAGTATTTTGCAGAGCAGACAGGAATCCCATGTGTGATGAATATCTGGACAGGAGACGGATTCAAAGATGTGCCTGCAGACCGTATGGGACCAAGAGTTCGCTACAAAGAATCCATCGATGAGATCCTTTCTGAGCCATATGATCCGAAGATGGTAAAACCTTGTGTAGAATCTAAGGTATTCGGAATCGGAGTTGAGGCATACACAGTTGGTTCTGCAGAATTTGCGCTGAGCTATGCGGCAATGAACAAAGAGAAATGCCTGCCGCTGATGGATAACGGACATTATCATCCGACAGAAGTTGTTTCCGATAAGATCCCGGCGCTTTTGACCTTCTTCCCGGAAATCGCACTGCATGTGACACGTCCGATTCGTTGGGATTCTGACCATGTAGTTCTGTTTGATGATGAGACAAAGGAAATCGCACAGGAAATCGTTCGCTGCGAAGGCGGTCTTGACCGCACTTATATTGCCTTGGATTATTTCGATGCATCCATTAACCGTATCTCTGCATGGGTAACAGGATTTCGAAGTTTCCAGAAAGCGCTGCTGAATGCACTTTGTACACCAAGTGCGCTCTTAAAAGAACTTCAGGATACCAATCAGATGTCAAAGAAAATGGTGGTAATGGAAGAGTGCAAGACACTTCCAATCGGAGATATCTGGGAGGAGTACTGCAGAAGATGCAATGTTCCGGCAGAAAGCTGGTTTGAAGAAATCGAAAAATATGAGACAGAAGTGCTCGTAAAAAGAGCATAAATGAAAAAGGATGGAACTATCGTTTTTTACGATCAGATCGTGAAGCGGCAGTTCCATCTTTTTTATTTTTGATATAATTTCTTTTTTTCACGAGGAGCGACACCTGTAATTTTTTTGAAAGTCCGATTGAAATGAGTCAGGTTGGAAAATCCTACTTCTCTACTGATTTGAGTGATATTATAGTCGGTTTCTAACATCAGCCTCTGTGCATGGAGAATGCGTGTGGTATTCAAATACTGAATAATCGTTTTCCCGGTTGCATTCTTGAATTCATGGCACAGATGGTAGGGACTTACATAGAGTATTTCTGCCAGTTGATTCACAGAGATATCTTCCATGTAGTGATTGTGAATATAGTCTACAGCTTTTGCAGAACGAGTTTTTGGGATGCTTTTTACGGCTTCAAAATCCAGACGCAGCATATTTAACAGGAGTCCGTTCAGTTGATTACAGATATAGGCATCGTGGTATTTGCCTGGAACATCTATTTCATGAGTGAGAGACAAAAGAAGAGAAAGAATCTGGTTTGGAATATATCCTTCGTTCACAAAAAGAAGTTCTTTTTCTGAAAGCAGTTGACAAATGGTGTCATTTGCGATCAGGTCAGGAGAAAAATATAACACGATTCGTTTAAAAGGCATGTCCTTTTCACCATAGGAGTGATGCATGATATGAGGGGGAAACAAAACAAAATCATTCGCAGTAAGATGATAAATTTCACCTTCTATCATATGCATCCGCTCACCTTCCAGAAGATAGTATAACTCGAAAAAGTCGTGAAAATGGGACTGGGTCATATTATCATTCACTCCTTCAGCATAAGCGTAAGCAATTTTTTTTCCTTGCGAAATAATAATCGCAGCAGTATCTAACATAATCCATCTCCTTTCTGCACAAAATAGAGATGTAAAAATTGTGCATATCTAACAAAAAGCAAAATATATAAATCCTATAAGAAGAAGATTAGCATAAAAAAGAAAGATGGGCAAGAAGGAAAATAGCAAGAAAGGTAAAATAATGGCTGGAATATCACAAAATGTGTCTACCTTTAGGTACTCTGTTTTTTTATAATATTTTTAGAAATTGAAAGGAAAATGATTTCCGGGAAAAGAAAACAGGAGGAGAAAAGGGATGAAGATATGTTTACAGGCAGGAGCTGTAAAACAGATAGAAAATTATTTTTCGATATCTACGGATGGCGTGGAGATTCGTATCTGGTTTTTAACGGATTCTGTTGTTCGGATTCGTGCAGGTTTTGACGGAGATTTTGTGGAAGAATCTTACAGTCTGGTGACAACTGCATGGGAAGATCGTATGGATATGTTTATGAAACATTATCGGAAACGGATTCAGACAGCAGAAGCCCAGTTGACAGATGGGTTAGAAAAAGCGGTAATCCAGGGAAAAGTTTTGAGAGTAGAAGTGGAAAAAAATCCATTTCGTATTTGTGTTTATGATGCAGAGAATACACAGATCCATGCGGATATTGTAGATTTAGCCTACATGGAGGACAGCAATAACCGTCGCATTCACACAAGTGAGATTACAGAAGATGATTGTTTTTATGGATTTGGTGAGAAAAGCGGAGTGTTTAACAAAGCTCAGAAATTTATGAACATGAGCCCGAAAGACGCTATGGGATATAATCCGAAGGAGACAGATTCTCTTTATAAGCATATTCCATTTTATATCAAACTGAATAAGAAAACCAAGAAGGCAGTGGGATATTTTTATCACAATACGTATGAGTGTGATTTCAATATGGGACGTGAGAAAAGTAATTATTGGAAGCCTCACAGCACGTATCGTGTAGATGGAGGAGATATTGACCTCTTTCTGATCACAGGACCACAGGTGCGGGATGTGGTAGAGCGTTATACTGATTTGACAGGGAAATCCGCATTGCTTCCGCGTTACGCATTGGGCTATCTGGGATCGTCTATGTACTATCCGGAGTTAGAGAAAGATTGTGATGATGCAATCCTGGAATTTATTGACACAACGAAAGAAGAAGAAATTCCAGTGGATGGCTTCCAGCTTTCCTCAGGATATTGTGCGATTGAGACAGAAGAAGGAATCAAACGCTGCGTTTTTACATGGAATAAAAAACGTTTCAAAGATCCAAAAGATTTTTTCAAACAGATGAAAGACCGTGGGATTTGCGTATCACCAAATGTGAAACCGGGAATCTTGCTGTTGCATCCAAAGAAGGAAGAGATGCAGGCGAAAGGAAT
This window of the Mediterraneibacter gnavus ATCC 29149 genome carries:
- the rhaB gene encoding rhamnulokinase is translated as MDKYYLAVDIGASSGRHMLASMKDGKMQLEEVYRFPNGMTEKNGTLCWDVERLFTEIKNGLKVCKELGKIPVSMAIDTWAVDYVLLDENDKILGDTAGYRDSRTNGMDEKVYEKIPLGALYARTGIQKQIFNTIYQLMAVKENYPEQLEQAESMLMIPDYFQFLLTGVKKMEYTNATTTQLVSPQTKDWDYELIDLLGFNRKIFKAISMPGTVVGNFTKEIQEEVGFDCTVVLPATHDTGSAVLAVPTNDDNAIYISSGTWSLMGIERKDADCSMESMRANFTNEGGYDYRFRFLKNIMGLWMIQSVKKEWKEELSFAQICEQASKEEITSLVDCNDDCFLAPKSMIEAVQTFCRESNQQIPETIGEIAAVIYNSLAKCYGETIREIEEITGNTYDTIYVVGGGANAGYLNELTAKYTKKKVSAGPTEATAIGNITVQMLHDGVFTSLPEARTCIGKSFDIRHYDENGNENQEV
- a CDS encoding L-rhamnose isomerase, with amino-acid sequence MTRYESAKEIYAKLGVDTDAAIEKCMQVPVSLHCWQGDDVTGFDHDGPLTGGIQTTGNYPGKARTPEELMADMDKAMSLMPGAKKINVHACYAIFEEGEFVDRDKLEPKHFQKWVDFAKERGMGLDFNPTFFSHEKVKDGLTLSSPDEETRKFWIEHGKACIRISKYFAEQTGIPCVMNIWTGDGFKDVPADRMGPRVRYKESIDEILSEPYDPKMVKPCVESKVFGIGVEAYTVGSAEFALSYAAMNKEKCLPLMDNGHYHPTEVVSDKIPALLTFFPEIALHVTRPIRWDSDHVVLFDDETKEIAQEIVRCEGGLDRTYIALDYFDASINRISAWVTGFRSFQKALLNALCTPSALLKELQDTNQMSKKMVVMEECKTLPIGDIWEEYCRRCNVPAESWFEEIEKYETEVLVKRA
- a CDS encoding helix-turn-helix transcriptional regulator — protein: MLDTAAIIISQGKKIAYAYAEGVNDNMTQSHFHDFFELYYLLEGERMHMIEGEIYHLTANDFVLFPPHIMHHSYGEKDMPFKRIVLYFSPDLIANDTICQLLSEKELLFVNEGYIPNQILSLLLSLTHEIDVPGKYHDAYICNQLNGLLLNMLRLDFEAVKSIPKTRSAKAVDYIHNHYMEDISVNQLAEILYVSPYHLCHEFKNATGKTIIQYLNTTRILHAQRLMLETDYNITQISREVGFSNLTHFNRTFKKITGVAPREKKKLYQK